In one window of Constrictibacter sp. MBR-5 DNA:
- a CDS encoding NAD(P)(+) transhydrogenase (Re/Si-specific) subunit beta — protein MSGDIASYAYLLAAICFIFSIRGLSSPETARMGNLIGVAGMTIAVVATLATPEVPTYGLVFAGIIVGGVIGAFISLRAKFTQLPQLVALFNSFVGLAAVFIAGGAMHAPSLYGIEVVGGTMGMVDLIEIMLSTVIGAITFTGSVLAWAKLEGKVPGTPITFPAQSAVNGFIALFLVMAGFLFLGFGGESLFWAVTIVALVWGVMVVLPIGGADMPVVIAVLNSLSGWASVGIGFALNNPLMIVTGALVGASGIILSYIMCAAMNRSLLSVMLGGFGGEQAAAGAGAGAAHGLVKSGNADDAAFLLKNAGSVVIVPGYGMAVAQAQHALREMVDLLEAQGVKVRYAIHPVAGRMPGHMNVLLAEANVSYDKVFEMEAINRDLPNTDVAFVIGANDITNPAARTDPSSPIFGMPVIDVDKARMCMFVKRSMASGYAGVENPLFYNDNTMMIFGDAKAVCENVIRAMG, from the coding sequence ATGAGCGGCGATATCGCGTCCTACGCCTACCTGCTGGCGGCGATCTGCTTCATCTTCTCGATCCGCGGCCTGTCGTCGCCGGAGACGGCGCGGATGGGCAACCTGATCGGCGTCGCCGGCATGACCATCGCCGTGGTCGCCACGCTGGCCACGCCCGAGGTGCCGACCTACGGCCTCGTCTTCGCCGGCATCATCGTCGGCGGCGTGATCGGCGCCTTCATCTCACTGCGCGCCAAATTCACGCAGCTGCCGCAGCTGGTCGCCCTGTTCAACAGCTTCGTCGGGCTGGCGGCGGTGTTCATCGCCGGCGGCGCAATGCACGCGCCGTCGCTCTACGGCATCGAGGTCGTCGGCGGCACCATGGGGATGGTCGACCTGATCGAGATCATGCTGTCGACCGTCATCGGCGCGATCACCTTCACCGGGTCCGTCCTCGCCTGGGCGAAGCTGGAGGGCAAGGTGCCCGGTACACCGATCACCTTTCCGGCGCAGAGTGCGGTCAACGGCTTCATCGCGCTGTTCCTGGTCATGGCTGGCTTCCTGTTCCTCGGGTTCGGCGGCGAGTCGCTGTTCTGGGCGGTGACCATCGTGGCACTGGTCTGGGGCGTCATGGTCGTGCTGCCGATCGGCGGCGCCGACATGCCGGTCGTCATCGCCGTGCTGAACTCGCTGTCGGGCTGGGCCTCGGTCGGTATCGGCTTCGCGTTGAACAACCCGCTGATGATCGTCACCGGCGCCCTGGTCGGCGCGTCCGGCATCATCCTGTCCTACATCATGTGCGCCGCGATGAACCGTTCGCTGCTCAGCGTCATGCTGGGCGGCTTCGGCGGCGAGCAGGCCGCCGCGGGCGCGGGCGCGGGCGCCGCGCACGGGCTGGTGAAGTCCGGCAATGCCGATGACGCCGCCTTCCTGCTGAAGAACGCCGGCTCCGTCGTCATCGTCCCGGGCTACGGCATGGCGGTCGCCCAGGCGCAGCACGCGCTGCGCGAGATGGTCGATCTGCTGGAGGCGCAGGGGGTGAAGGTGCGCTACGCCATCCACCCGGTCGCCGGCCGCATGCCGGGCCACATGAACGTGCTGCTGGCCGAGGCGAACGTCTCCTACGACAAGGTCTTCGAGATGGAGGCGATCAACCGCGACCTGCCGAACACCGACGTCGCCTTCGTCATCGGCGCCAACGACATCACCAACCCGGCCGCGCGCACCGACCCGTCCAGCCCGATCTTCGGCATGCCGGTGATCGACGTCGACAAGGCGCGCATGTGCATGTTCGTGAAGCGCTCGATGGCGTCGGGCTATGCGGGTGTGGAGAACCCGCTCTTCTACAACGACAACACGATGATGATCTTCGGCGATGCCAAGGCCGTATGCGAGAATGTCATCCGGGCGATGGGATGA